The Longimicrobiales bacterium genome contains a region encoding:
- a CDS encoding cyclic nucleotide-binding domain-containing protein, with translation MKLIKALLFPKVRLAATAEERRRVYAFRYKIYIEEMKKTSAEADHKNKLLKDDLDEVADLLYLEKNGEVAATLRINLLSTLPRLEDYAEAFGINLFKGLELNQIGYVSRLMVAKRWRSSLVMPSLLEAVFRQAKKLGCAVSLIHCVPSLTRLYERIGYRKYKNGFEMKGLGTQIPLLMVGDDLDYFKTVRSPFYGPAKELFRDEHMKTWFERTFPERHRDPSIGLLSVDDFWSYFSEHLRPEDIPLFKDLNHEEMKSFIGVGTTYKGNTGEVLLRQDDWGNEMYLVLNGRLTATRQTGKKRAQLAEFLNGDLFGEVALLSTAPRTATITAETDFEVLVISQTFLRKAMKRYPEISLKVLFNLSCLLSIRLKDTTDLLMGHSDSTT, from the coding sequence ATGAAGCTCATTAAAGCGTTGCTCTTTCCAAAGGTACGACTCGCCGCCACCGCCGAAGAGCGGCGTCGCGTTTATGCTTTTCGCTACAAGATATACATCGAAGAAATGAAAAAGACTTCTGCAGAAGCCGACCACAAGAATAAATTATTAAAGGATGATCTTGATGAGGTCGCCGACCTTCTTTACCTCGAAAAGAATGGCGAAGTTGCCGCCACCTTAAGAATCAATCTGTTGAGCACCTTGCCTCGTCTCGAAGACTATGCGGAGGCCTTTGGTATAAATTTGTTTAAGGGGCTGGAACTCAACCAGATTGGGTACGTGTCGCGACTGATGGTGGCAAAGAGATGGCGAAGCTCGCTCGTCATGCCTTCCCTGTTAGAAGCTGTCTTCCGCCAAGCAAAGAAGCTGGGCTGTGCAGTCAGTCTGATTCACTGCGTACCTTCTCTCACTAGGCTCTATGAACGAATAGGATATCGCAAATATAAGAATGGTTTTGAAATGAAAGGGCTGGGAACGCAGATCCCACTTTTGATGGTGGGGGATGATCTAGATTATTTTAAAACAGTACGTTCGCCTTTTTACGGACCGGCCAAAGAATTGTTTCGGGACGAACACATGAAGACTTGGTTTGAACGCACGTTTCCGGAGAGGCATCGGGACCCGAGCATCGGCCTGTTAAGCGTCGATGATTTTTGGTCGTATTTTTCAGAACATCTTCGCCCGGAAGACATTCCTCTTTTTAAGGATTTAAACCATGAAGAAATGAAATCCTTCATCGGCGTGGGCACGACCTATAAAGGAAACACGGGAGAAGTTCTTCTAAGGCAAGACGATTGGGGTAATGAAATGTACCTCGTGCTTAATGGTCGATTAACTGCGACGCGACAGACAGGAAAGAAACGTGCTCAGCTAGCTGAATTTTTAAACGGAGACCTGTTTGGAGAAGTCGCGTTATTGTCGACAGCTCCACGAACGGCAACCATTACCGCCGAAACTGATTTTGAAGTGCTGGTGATTAGCCAAACGTTTTTAAGGAAGGCGATGAAGCGCTATCCTGAAATCTCTTTAAAGGTTTTATTTAATCTGTCGTGTCTTTTAAGCATACGCTTGAAAGACACGACTGATCTTTTAATGGGTCATTCCGACTCTACAACTTAG
- a CDS encoding DUF5916 domain-containing protein: MSRPTIVTIALIITVSATLPVEPAHAQESGSGGPTSSATAPLVPLIAYRSSSALDISMDGRIEESVWQNAIPISDFTQQEPVEGGQPSERTEIRVIFDENNLYIGAIIYDDPSQILAFQRERDASLGTDDRFMWILDTFLDGRTGYFFEINAAGLMGDGVIGAGGGRGGRGGGGGGGGGTNKAWDGIWEAQTFIRPDGWSAEIQIPFRTLNFNPDQSEWGINFQRTIRRKNEEMLWRGYQRNQGLRNPVFAGRLTGLSGLSQGLGLEAVPSSVANWRNTPGNVATAADPEAKAHTFPKDISLDLNYSLTSSLRASLSLNTDFAEVESDQRRVNLTRFAIRFPEQRNFFLEGSGVFSFAPNGGPSPFYSRAIGINQGRQVPINYGTRLTGQSGPFELGFYQIGTGQLDYFDSRAEADATIPRENFTVARVKRQLFEQSALGVIYTRRSTAAGPTGLALIDRHTAGVDLDLKTRHFMGDKNLTFSAYLVANTNPLGTEDAEREDLSFQNLRSWGTRVSYPNDVWNGHLSFREFGDDFDPAVGFVTRNNFRRVNSQVQWSPRVPSVSWIRELNFEGQLSTQNTIDTGILEEREWEFKLLGLNFESGDRIDFNATKKFEFLDDAFEVSDGIEVTPGDYTNWEYRVGGRTSGRRRVSLDGSLTKSGFWNGDRSRSEARITVRPNPGISLSTNFEYNSVEMPSGSFTASLYEISGDWNPSPWVSITNQVQYDDQSELVGLFARLRWIVKPGNDIYLVYSHNWQYVSLLASPNERVLNTLSRGASFKVNYTYRF; encoded by the coding sequence ATGAGCCGTCCGACTATCGTTACCATCGCACTGATCATCACAGTTTCTGCGACACTCCCAGTCGAACCCGCTCATGCGCAGGAGTCCGGTAGCGGCGGTCCGACCTCGAGCGCGACCGCTCCACTCGTTCCGCTCATCGCGTACCGATCGAGTAGCGCCCTCGACATCAGCATGGATGGGCGGATCGAAGAGAGCGTGTGGCAGAACGCTATCCCGATTTCGGATTTTACCCAGCAGGAACCCGTGGAAGGGGGCCAACCGTCGGAACGCACCGAAATCCGGGTGATCTTCGACGAGAACAACCTCTATATCGGCGCGATCATCTACGATGACCCCAGTCAGATTCTCGCCTTTCAGCGGGAACGCGACGCGAGCCTTGGGACCGATGACCGCTTCATGTGGATCCTCGACACCTTCCTGGATGGCCGCACGGGCTACTTCTTCGAGATCAATGCCGCTGGACTGATGGGTGATGGCGTGATCGGCGCTGGCGGAGGGCGTGGCGGCCGTGGTGGTGGTGGTGGTGGTGGTGGCGGCACCAACAAGGCGTGGGACGGGATCTGGGAAGCGCAGACGTTCATTCGCCCTGATGGGTGGTCCGCGGAGATTCAGATTCCGTTCCGGACGCTCAATTTCAACCCCGACCAGTCTGAGTGGGGGATCAACTTCCAGCGCACCATCCGCAGGAAGAACGAAGAGATGCTGTGGCGAGGATATCAGCGCAATCAGGGCCTTCGAAACCCGGTGTTTGCGGGCCGTCTTACTGGCTTGAGTGGTCTGTCCCAGGGTCTCGGTCTCGAGGCGGTGCCTTCTTCGGTCGCGAACTGGCGTAATACCCCCGGTAACGTCGCGACTGCGGCCGATCCCGAGGCAAAAGCCCACACGTTCCCCAAAGACATCAGCCTGGACCTCAACTACAGCCTTACCTCTAGCCTGCGGGCATCTCTCAGCCTCAACACTGACTTCGCCGAGGTCGAAAGCGATCAGCGACGCGTGAACCTGACGCGTTTCGCGATCCGCTTTCCGGAGCAACGCAACTTCTTTCTGGAAGGATCGGGCGTCTTTTCGTTCGCCCCGAACGGCGGCCCCTCGCCGTTCTATTCCCGTGCGATCGGCATTAATCAGGGACGGCAGGTCCCGATCAACTACGGCACCCGGCTCACTGGACAGTCCGGGCCGTTCGAGCTGGGCTTCTATCAGATCGGCACCGGTCAACTGGACTACTTCGATTCCCGTGCCGAAGCCGACGCCACGATCCCTCGCGAGAACTTCACGGTCGCCCGCGTGAAGAGGCAGCTCTTCGAGCAGTCCGCGTTGGGCGTCATCTACACGCGGCGCAGCACGGCCGCCGGCCCCACGGGACTCGCCCTCATCGATCGACACACAGCGGGCGTGGATCTCGACCTGAAGACCCGGCACTTCATGGGCGACAAAAACCTCACCTTCTCCGCCTATCTGGTGGCGAATACGAACCCGCTTGGGACGGAGGATGCGGAGCGCGAGGACCTCAGCTTCCAAAATCTGCGTTCATGGGGGACTCGGGTGAGTTACCCCAACGACGTCTGGAACGGACACCTCTCGTTCCGCGAATTCGGTGACGACTTCGACCCTGCAGTGGGATTCGTAACCCGCAACAATTTTCGTCGGGTCAATTCCCAGGTGCAGTGGTCTCCGCGGGTTCCGAGTGTGTCGTGGATCCGCGAGTTGAACTTCGAGGGGCAACTCTCCACACAGAATACGATCGATACCGGGATTCTCGAGGAGCGTGAGTGGGAGTTCAAGCTTCTGGGTCTGAACTTCGAGAGCGGTGACCGCATCGATTTCAACGCAACCAAGAAGTTCGAATTCCTCGACGACGCATTCGAGGTCAGCGACGGCATCGAGGTCACCCCGGGCGACTACACCAACTGGGAATATCGAGTCGGCGGCCGCACTTCAGGACGGCGCCGTGTGTCTCTGGACGGAAGCCTTACCAAGAGCGGATTTTGGAATGGTGACAGGAGTCGATCTGAGGCTCGCATTACCGTCCGACCGAACCCAGGCATTAGCCTGTCTACGAACTTCGAGTACAACTCAGTCGAGATGCCGTCGGGTTCGTTTACGGCCTCGTTGTATGAGATAAGCGGCGACTGGAATCCGAGCCCCTGGGTGAGTATCACCAACCAGGTGCAGTACGACGACCAGAGCGAACTGGTCGGCTTGTTCGCGCGACTACGCTGGATCGTGAAGCCGGGGAACGACATCTACTTGGTTTACTCGCACAACTGGCAGTACGTGTCGCTCCTGGCCAGTCCCAACGAACGCGTCCTGAACACACTCTCGCGTGGGGCCTCTTTCAAGGTGAACTACACCTACCGGTTCTAG
- a CDS encoding methyltransferase domain-containing protein: MSDNAGSYAFGEFDENDKELTRLKHQASIALELERGFWHKLGLEEGMDLLDVACGPGITACELARLVFPGQVTGLDINDALIQVARGVKDEQQTANVAFSTGDVYKLPFKEQFDFAYARFLFQHLERPGDALKNIFSSLRPGGRVCIVDVDDSWLSVYPKTDEFTSFTTLAAEGQHTQGGDRFVGRKLQAYLLEAGFEKPTIEVVVMNAAQLGIKSFLDITTGFKREHLTDETRAEGEELLTEIYGLCAEPGAWGAVGVFVAVAEKPKA, encoded by the coding sequence ATGAGTGACAATGCGGGATCTTATGCATTTGGAGAATTTGATGAAAACGACAAAGAGTTGACGCGACTCAAGCATCAGGCGTCTATTGCTCTCGAATTAGAGCGCGGATTTTGGCATAAGTTGGGCCTCGAAGAGGGAATGGACCTGTTAGATGTAGCTTGTGGGCCGGGCATTACGGCCTGCGAACTTGCTCGGTTGGTCTTTCCGGGACAAGTAACGGGCCTTGACATTAACGATGCCCTAATTCAGGTCGCGCGGGGTGTCAAAGACGAACAACAAACAGCAAACGTGGCTTTTAGCACAGGCGATGTGTATAAGCTTCCCTTCAAGGAGCAATTTGACTTTGCTTATGCTCGGTTCCTCTTTCAGCATCTCGAAAGGCCCGGAGACGCTCTAAAGAATATATTCTCGTCGCTTCGTCCCGGTGGGCGGGTCTGCATAGTGGACGTGGATGATTCTTGGCTCAGCGTGTACCCCAAAACAGATGAGTTTACGTCGTTTACCACGTTGGCTGCGGAAGGACAACACACCCAGGGAGGCGATCGTTTTGTGGGCCGGAAACTTCAGGCTTATCTACTCGAAGCCGGATTTGAAAAGCCAACAATAGAAGTGGTTGTAATGAATGCGGCTCAACTCGGCATAAAAAGCTTTTTGGATATCACGACGGGCTTCAAAAGAGAGCACCTCACCGACGAGACTCGCGCTGAAGGTGAGGAGCTTCTAACAGAAATCTACGGACTTTGCGCCGAACCAGGTGCTTGGGGAGCCGTGGGTGTTTTTGTGGCGGTAGCCGAGAAGCCAAAAGCGTAA
- a CDS encoding SDR family oxidoreductase, translating to MISLAGKTAGVTGAARGIGAACSRAFAEHGARVATADAHADPRAETAQSIADNSGMETLPVPTDVTQEAARAALLDACVDRGGRCDILLDNAGIIEAGSIVDVSTEDFDRVLAVNLRGTFLLGPAVALHMVDRGTQGAILNMSSTNAAVTIPDQLAHATSRRTAGQLTKVLAMELAARDIRAHAIGPDEPLEADEHSERSKDRKAS from the coding sequence TTGATCTCGTTAGCCGGAAAGACCGCCGGCGTCACAGGCGCAGCCCGCGGAATCGGTGCGGCCTGTTCCCGAGCCTTCGCGGAGCATGGCGCGCGGGTGGCGACGGCCGATGCCCATGCGGACCCGCGCGCCGAAACGGCTCAAAGCATCGCAGACAATTCCGGTATGGAGACCCTACCCGTCCCGACCGATGTCACTCAAGAGGCAGCGCGTGCCGCCCTGCTCGACGCGTGCGTCGACCGGGGTGGGCGGTGTGACATCCTCCTCGACAACGCGGGCATCATAGAGGCTGGCTCCATCGTCGACGTCTCCACGGAGGACTTCGATCGAGTCTTGGCCGTGAACCTTAGAGGAACGTTTCTGCTAGGCCCCGCGGTCGCACTCCACATGGTGGACCGCGGCACTCAAGGCGCGATCCTCAACATGTCGTCCACCAATGCGGCGGTGACGATTCCCGACCAGCTCGCCCACGCGACCTCTAGAAGGACCGCGGGACAGCTCACGAAGGTCCTGGCGATGGAGCTCGCCGCGCGTGACATCCGGGCGCACGCGATCGGGCCAGACGAACCTTTAGAGGCTGATGAGCACAGCGAACGAAGCAAGGACAGGAAGGCCTCATGA
- a CDS encoding YbaN family protein, translating into MTQDCPVDHEAAEHAAKVLPGPVRRGVYFSIGATSVVLGVIGIFVPLWPTTCFLLLAGWCFARSSHRAERWLHENRFFGRYLADYRERGIISPRIRRTSVVTLWLFIGVSAFFLASRLWAVVLLLLVAGAVTVHLYSLPAEARDNSAA; encoded by the coding sequence GTGACCCAGGACTGCCCCGTCGACCATGAAGCCGCCGAACACGCCGCCAAGGTGTTGCCGGGCCCAGTGCGTCGAGGCGTCTACTTCTCAATTGGGGCAACAAGCGTCGTTCTGGGAGTGATCGGGATCTTCGTGCCTCTCTGGCCGACGACGTGCTTTCTGCTCCTCGCCGGGTGGTGCTTCGCCCGGAGCTCACACCGAGCCGAACGTTGGCTCCATGAAAACCGGTTCTTCGGTCGGTATCTGGCTGACTACCGGGAGCGAGGCATCATCTCGCCGCGTATCCGACGGACCTCTGTCGTTACCCTCTGGCTGTTCATTGGGGTGTCAGCGTTTTTCTTGGCCAGCCGCCTGTGGGCTGTGGTGCTGCTACTTCTGGTAGCCGGCGCGGTGACTGTACATCTCTACTCGCTGCCCGCCGAAGCCAGGGACAACTCAGCAGCCTGA
- a CDS encoding CehA/McbA family metallohydrolase: MRYILPLVCLAGLAAAPAADAQIPRYGLSTRVELHMLPAVTSGPLDPAWHPDGSALAYSMRGDIWIQSVGADQARAITQGPGYHFEPTWSPDGEWIALAVDTDGELDIAVVRTDGSDFERLTSDAAVDVQPAWTPDGQFVVFASAAGSDFDIMRYEMATGEVQTVVGGRGNQFQPAPSPDGSTLAFIAGLRGRLGSGGIWTQPMSGGEPQLVHYEETSYRTAPTWTPDGTALVFASDAAGSYDLATVPATGGNRVRLTNEPLDEFSPALSPDGTLMAFVGNHEGPTSLYVTSRFGGGNAAWQPVTQTRLSPMYETATVRGRVLGPDGEVVPARIQILASDGRGYVPSGAFHRVSPANEIHYFHSTGDFEIEVPAGDVRVEALRGFEWIPADETVHAEAGRTVTVELHMERLADPGQSNWVSGDTHTHDLHEGRYGLTQEDFFGQLRADDLHVTNDLIHMDGTKIMGRWSDLTGEDYSGSTEDYILRYTQEFRGSFGHVGLLGVNEFIMPLIGGTSGSPYPADGLKLMYLDSIRALGGIGGFMHPYTFNNAAVGTPEFAAQSDIPIHAVLGRGDFYDIVSIASDELASADMYYHMLNVGVRLTATGGTDNFSNVWRDPSGGTARTYARLDGPTSWRGWIDAVRAGRTIATNGPLLFAEVDGQEPGSEVSSRDRVMVEVDLATIAPVDVVEIIVDGAVVFTVPVPEGQDRLSVRESIPVDGARWIAVRARGGKARYSGDNYTFAHTTPVYFVDATANDASRASAVFLTEVIDEIWRRVDARDAWLEPGDRSEYRRLLDEAIARLSGE, from the coding sequence ATGCGATATATCCTCCCTCTCGTCTGCCTGGCGGGCTTGGCCGCCGCCCCAGCAGCCGACGCGCAGATCCCTCGTTACGGGCTCTCGACCCGGGTCGAACTTCACATGCTCCCGGCAGTCACCAGCGGACCGCTCGACCCCGCCTGGCACCCCGATGGCTCGGCACTGGCCTACTCCATGCGTGGCGATATATGGATCCAGAGCGTCGGTGCGGATCAGGCGCGGGCCATTACGCAGGGACCTGGCTACCACTTCGAACCGACGTGGAGTCCCGACGGAGAGTGGATCGCGCTCGCGGTGGACACAGACGGCGAGCTCGACATCGCCGTGGTTCGGACCGATGGCTCTGACTTCGAGCGCCTGACATCCGATGCCGCCGTGGACGTTCAACCGGCATGGACGCCTGATGGGCAATTTGTAGTCTTCGCATCGGCTGCTGGCTCCGACTTCGACATCATGCGATACGAGATGGCGACGGGAGAGGTCCAGACTGTGGTCGGCGGACGAGGGAACCAGTTTCAACCAGCCCCTTCTCCAGACGGATCGACGCTCGCCTTCATTGCGGGACTCCGCGGCCGCCTTGGAAGCGGAGGCATTTGGACCCAGCCCATGTCGGGCGGCGAACCTCAACTCGTGCACTACGAGGAGACCAGCTACCGGACGGCTCCCACGTGGACTCCGGATGGTACCGCCCTCGTCTTCGCCTCGGACGCTGCCGGCTCCTACGACCTGGCCACGGTCCCGGCCACCGGGGGAAACAGGGTCCGTCTGACCAACGAGCCTCTCGACGAATTCTCCCCCGCGTTGAGTCCTGACGGTACGCTGATGGCGTTCGTGGGAAACCATGAGGGACCTACCTCCCTCTACGTGACATCCCGCTTCGGTGGTGGAAACGCGGCGTGGCAGCCCGTCACACAGACGCGGCTGTCACCGATGTACGAGACGGCCACGGTACGCGGACGGGTGCTCGGGCCCGACGGCGAGGTCGTGCCTGCCCGCATCCAGATCTTGGCATCGGATGGAAGGGGCTACGTACCGTCGGGGGCGTTTCATCGCGTGAGTCCAGCCAACGAAATCCACTACTTCCACTCCACCGGTGACTTCGAGATCGAGGTCCCCGCCGGGGATGTGAGAGTAGAGGCCCTACGGGGCTTCGAGTGGATCCCCGCGGACGAGACCGTACATGCGGAGGCGGGTCGAACTGTGACCGTCGAGCTTCACATGGAACGACTCGCGGATCCCGGCCAGTCCAATTGGGTGTCGGGCGACACACACACGCACGACCTGCACGAGGGTCGGTACGGGCTGACCCAAGAGGACTTTTTCGGTCAGCTCCGAGCAGATGACCTGCACGTCACGAATGATCTCATCCACATGGATGGGACCAAGATCATGGGCCGATGGAGCGACCTCACCGGCGAGGACTACTCGGGATCGACCGAGGATTACATCCTGCGTTACACGCAAGAATTTCGCGGGTCGTTCGGGCACGTTGGGTTGCTCGGAGTGAACGAGTTCATCATGCCTCTCATTGGGGGCACGTCCGGGTCGCCCTACCCGGCGGACGGTCTGAAGCTGATGTACCTCGATAGCATCCGTGCGCTCGGGGGCATTGGTGGCTTCATGCATCCTTACACGTTCAACAACGCAGCCGTGGGGACGCCTGAGTTCGCGGCTCAGTCCGACATCCCCATCCACGCCGTCCTGGGTCGTGGTGACTTCTACGACATCGTCTCCATCGCGTCGGACGAGCTGGCCAGCGCCGACATGTACTACCACATGCTCAACGTCGGCGTGCGGCTGACGGCTACAGGCGGTACCGACAACTTCTCGAACGTCTGGCGTGATCCGTCAGGTGGAACCGCGCGTACCTATGCTCGACTCGATGGTCCCACGAGCTGGCGGGGGTGGATCGATGCTGTGAGGGCCGGGCGTACGATTGCGACGAACGGGCCGCTTCTTTTCGCCGAGGTCGATGGCCAGGAGCCCGGATCGGAAGTCAGCAGCCGAGACCGCGTGATGGTGGAGGTGGACCTCGCCACCATCGCGCCCGTAGACGTGGTCGAGATCATTGTCGATGGTGCCGTTGTGTTCACCGTTCCTGTGCCGGAAGGTCAGGATCGGCTGAGCGTGCGGGAGTCGATCCCCGTGGACGGCGCGCGCTGGATCGCCGTCCGGGCCAGGGGAGGCAAGGCACGGTATTCAGGGGACAACTACACCTTCGCGCACACCACGCCGGTCTACTTCGTAGATGCCACGGCCAACGATGCTTCGAGAGCGTCAGCCGTCTTTCTAACTGAAGTGATCGACGAGATATGGCGCCGGGTGGATGCGAGAGACGCCTGGCTGGAGCCCGGGGATCGCAGTGAGTACCGGCGGCTTCTGGACGAGGCGATTGCCCGCTTGTCAGGGGAGTAG